In Lentibacillus amyloliquefaciens, one DNA window encodes the following:
- a CDS encoding TlpA family protein disulfide reductase, whose amino-acid sequence MVKKVIGIALLVVMISMAVFSFIDTEEEAQTPKQQNSDGAGIVPPNQTGIEEGQYAPDFKVETLSGDTFQLSDLRGQKVIMNFWASWCGPCKDEMPEMQKFYEEYGDKVEVVAVNLTGNDSGVKAVEEYVNKNGYTYPVPLDKDSKIQEQYDIYNIPTTYFIGTDGKVQQPPKLGPMTYDYMVEMIDKLS is encoded by the coding sequence ATGGTTAAAAAGGTCATTGGTATTGCTTTACTCGTAGTTATGATTAGTATGGCAGTTTTTAGCTTTATCGATACAGAGGAAGAAGCACAAACACCTAAACAGCAGAATTCTGATGGCGCGGGAATTGTGCCTCCTAATCAGACAGGTATTGAAGAAGGACAGTATGCACCGGATTTTAAAGTTGAAACACTTTCGGGAGATACATTTCAATTGTCTGATTTACGCGGTCAAAAAGTCATTATGAATTTTTGGGCGTCATGGTGCGGCCCTTGCAAAGATGAAATGCCCGAGATGCAAAAATTTTATGAAGAATACGGTGACAAGGTCGAAGTGGTCGCTGTTAACTTAACCGGCAATGATTCAGGTGTTAAAGCAGTTGAGGAATATGTTAATAAAAATGGTTATACGTACCCTGTCCCATTGGATAAAGATTCAAAGATACAGGAACAGTACGATATTTATAATATCCCAACCACTTATTTCATCGGAACAGACGGAAAAGTCCAGCAACCTCCAAAACTTGGCCCCATGACTTATGACTATATGGTTGAAATGATTGATAAATTATCATAA
- a CDS encoding FbpB family small basic protein produces the protein MKRRLSFDELVQENRKEMLQDESVQERIEKNMEAKMHQSLNEKHSK, from the coding sequence TTGAAAAGACGGCTTTCATTTGATGAACTTGTTCAGGAAAACCGCAAGGAAATGTTACAGGACGAATCAGTTCAAGAAAGAATTGAAAAAAATATGGAAGCAAAAATGCACCAGTCTTTGAATGAAAAGCACTCAAAGTAG
- the tlp gene encoding small acid-soluble spore protein Tlp yields MEVTDKHKYEPKPDDRSDNVEKLQEMVQDTIQNLEESHETMKHSSGNERDKIEAKNKRREEAIEGMRQEIKDEADK; encoded by the coding sequence ATGGAAGTGACTGACAAGCATAAATACGAACCTAAACCGGATGACCGCAGCGATAATGTTGAAAAACTACAAGAGATGGTTCAGGACACCATTCAAAATCTCGAGGAGTCTCATGAAACGATGAAGCACAGTTCAGGCAATGAAAGAGATAAAATCGAAGCAAAAAACAAACGGCGTGAAGAGGCGATTGAAGGTATGCGACAGGAGATTAAAGACGAAGCGGATAAATAA
- a CDS encoding acyl-CoA thioesterase, which yields MHKTNTPVEVRYQETDQMGVVYHANYLVWFEIGRTKYIESLGLTYADMEKNNIVSPVVDAQINFKKPVRYGEKAFVETWLDSYDGIRTVYGYDILREDGVMAASGTTKHVIVDKESFRPLALRKAFPEWHQAYLQQVSGEA from the coding sequence TTGCATAAAACGAATACACCAGTCGAAGTAAGATATCAGGAAACCGATCAAATGGGTGTGGTTTATCATGCCAATTATCTTGTGTGGTTTGAAATCGGCCGAACAAAATATATTGAAAGCCTTGGCCTTACATATGCCGATATGGAAAAGAATAATATTGTCTCTCCGGTTGTTGATGCGCAAATTAACTTCAAAAAGCCGGTTCGCTATGGTGAAAAAGCGTTTGTTGAAACATGGCTCGATTCATATGATGGCATACGGACAGTCTATGGTTACGATATTTTGCGGGAAGATGGTGTAATGGCTGCAAGCGGCACAACAAAGCATGTCATTGTCGATAAAGAATCTTTTCGTCCGCTTGCATTGCGCAAGGCCTTTCCAGAGTGGCATCAGGCATATCTGCAGCAAGTAAGCGGTGAAGCGTGA
- a CDS encoding HesB/YadR/YfhF family protein: protein MKLKITNQAGQWYKDEFDIDDRSYQRFFVRYGGFGGRIPGFSLGLGNDVPEDIYASCDVAGITFYIENKDAWYFDGQDLSITLDEKTKEPKFHYN, encoded by the coding sequence GTGAAGTTGAAGATTACAAATCAGGCAGGACAATGGTACAAGGATGAATTTGACATTGATGATCGATCTTATCAGCGATTTTTCGTCCGATACGGTGGTTTTGGCGGGCGAATACCCGGTTTCTCTTTAGGCCTCGGCAATGACGTGCCTGAGGATATATACGCTTCATGTGATGTTGCAGGGATTACATTTTATATCGAAAATAAAGATGCATGGTATTTTGACGGGCAGGATTTGTCAATTACACTTGATGAGAAAACAAAAGAACCTAAGTTTCATTATAATTAA
- the yidD gene encoding membrane protein insertion efficiency factor YidD — translation MKYIFIGLIKFYQKAISPFKPPTCRFFPTCSEYGLEAFRRFSFLKGAYLTIRRISKCHPFHEGGIDLVPEKRDK, via the coding sequence GTGAAATATATCTTTATCGGACTGATTAAATTTTATCAAAAAGCAATCAGTCCCTTTAAACCACCAACTTGCCGTTTTTTTCCCACATGTTCTGAATATGGGCTGGAAGCTTTTAGGCGATTCAGTTTCCTGAAAGGCGCTTATCTGACAATCCGCCGTATCAGCAAATGCCATCCTTTTCATGAAGGCGGTATTGATTTGGTACCGGAGAAACGGGATAAATAA
- the folE2 gene encoding GTP cyclohydrolase FolE2 translates to MNKVRSISNKQLPNKAQRHKLFGSVEPGPRTKPSEKSKMADLQNSKEDFLFDLDEVGIANVKHPITVASSLEPKSQTTIGTFEFSSSIDKSSKGTNMSRFTEQLQAFHQKGFVIDIKTLKIFTKDLAERLDQKDAEIKVSFPWFYERRGPQSDLPGMNHADITICVNYDQSAGYTVEASMSALITTLCPCSKEISEYSAHNQRGEVSINVSLIEDFDEESADWKAFLLEAAESNASARLHPVLKRPDEKMVTEQAYENPRFVEDLARLVAADLYEMPFVAKFQVKCRNEESIHMHDAIASITYDKSQQ, encoded by the coding sequence ATGAATAAAGTCAGATCTATCTCAAATAAACAGTTACCGAATAAAGCCCAACGTCATAAACTATTTGGTTCTGTAGAGCCCGGTCCTAGAACAAAACCCAGCGAAAAAAGCAAAATGGCTGACTTGCAAAATTCAAAAGAAGATTTTTTGTTTGATCTCGATGAAGTTGGAATAGCCAATGTAAAACATCCGATTACAGTTGCAAGCAGTCTTGAGCCAAAATCCCAGACGACCATAGGGACATTTGAATTTTCATCAAGTATCGATAAATCCAGCAAGGGCACCAACATGAGCCGGTTCACCGAGCAGCTGCAGGCATTCCATCAAAAAGGATTTGTCATTGATATAAAAACGCTTAAGATATTCACAAAAGACTTGGCAGAACGGCTGGACCAGAAAGATGCAGAAATCAAAGTAAGCTTTCCCTGGTTTTATGAGCGGCGCGGTCCGCAATCAGATCTTCCCGGAATGAATCATGCCGATATCACCATTTGTGTCAACTATGATCAATCAGCAGGCTATACCGTGGAGGCATCCATGTCAGCTTTGATTACTACCCTTTGCCCATGCTCGAAAGAAATCAGCGAATACAGTGCACATAATCAGCGCGGGGAAGTTTCCATAAACGTATCCTTGATTGAGGATTTTGATGAAGAGAGTGCAGACTGGAAAGCGTTCCTGCTTGAGGCTGCAGAAAGCAATGCCAGCGCCAGACTGCATCCTGTTCTGAAACGGCCTGATGAAAAAATGGTTACTGAACAGGCATACGAGAATCCTCGCTTCGTGGAGGATCTTGCTCGTCTTGTTGCAGCTGATCTTTATGAAATGCCGTTTGTTGCCAAATTCCAAGTTAAATGCCGCAATGAAGAATCCATCCATATGCATGATGCGATTGCATCCATAACATACGATAAATCGCAGCAATAA
- the plsY gene encoding glycerol-3-phosphate 1-O-acyltransferase PlsY, protein MEFVVFALMAYLLGSVPSGVIVGKLGYKIDIREHGSGNLGATNTFRILGVKAGIIVTLADILKGTLATALPLFFGADVFRLAIGLFAVVGHTYPLFAKFKGGKAVATSGGIILGINPVLFAVTVTSFLLTLYISKYVSLSSIITGVIAVIVSVLFQDWGLVIVTAVLTILVFYRHRENIKRIKNKTEPKITWM, encoded by the coding sequence ATGGAGTTTGTAGTATTTGCTTTAATGGCATATTTATTGGGGTCTGTCCCTTCAGGGGTGATCGTAGGCAAACTTGGTTACAAGATTGACATCAGAGAACACGGGAGCGGCAACCTTGGTGCGACGAACACATTTCGAATTTTAGGGGTGAAAGCGGGAATCATTGTAACACTGGCGGATATCCTAAAGGGGACACTGGCCACGGCACTGCCCCTGTTTTTTGGTGCTGACGTTTTCCGGCTTGCTATAGGGTTATTTGCGGTTGTGGGTCATACATACCCGCTATTTGCAAAATTTAAAGGCGGCAAAGCCGTTGCAACATCAGGTGGGATTATTTTGGGCATTAACCCTGTCCTTTTTGCAGTAACAGTGACATCCTTTCTTCTGACATTGTATATTTCCAAATATGTTTCACTGTCCTCAATAATCACCGGCGTTATTGCAGTGATTGTCTCCGTTCTGTTTCAGGATTGGGGGCTCGTTATCGTAACAGCGGTATTAACGATTTTAGTATTTTACCGTCATCGTGAAAATATCAAACGGATTAAAAATAAAACCGAACCGAAAATAACATGGATGTAG
- a CDS encoding ABC transporter ATP-binding protein, translated as MIEFADVKKVYPDGTKALEDFSLKINEGEFVTLIGPSGCGKTTTMKMVNRLIEPTSGTIYINDTDINTYNIHELRWNIGYVLQQIALFPHMTIEENIAVVPEMKKWKRKQIQDRSKELLEMVGLDPSVYMHRRPDELSGGEQQRVGVIRALAANPNIILMDEPFSALDPISREQLQHDIRELQQKIRKTIVFVTHDIDEALALGDKVCLMREGRIIQVDTPQQLVLNPKTQFVKDFIGERKSPWQTAVDVIAEETESSIITKSAYEERNYPDNGMFIIKDEANKVVGALTDGHYTKDVTVLENDLPLYKAADLLQTKSQLVYPIIKDEELLATLTYKDIITYLRRETAAKDGVIQ; from the coding sequence ATGATTGAATTTGCCGATGTTAAAAAAGTGTATCCTGATGGCACAAAAGCACTCGAGGATTTTTCATTAAAAATCAATGAAGGTGAATTTGTTACGTTAATCGGCCCGAGCGGCTGCGGTAAAACGACGACAATGAAAATGGTTAATCGGCTGATTGAACCGACTTCAGGGACAATTTACATAAACGATACGGATATTAATACGTATAATATTCATGAACTGCGCTGGAACATCGGGTATGTGCTTCAGCAAATCGCCTTGTTTCCACATATGACGATTGAAGAAAATATTGCGGTTGTACCGGAAATGAAAAAATGGAAGCGTAAGCAGATTCAGGACAGAAGTAAAGAGCTGCTTGAAATGGTCGGGCTCGATCCATCCGTATATATGCATCGAAGACCGGATGAACTGTCAGGGGGGGAGCAGCAGCGTGTTGGGGTCATCCGCGCATTGGCTGCTAATCCGAATATTATTTTAATGGACGAGCCATTTAGTGCGCTTGATCCGATCAGCCGCGAACAATTGCAGCATGATATAAGAGAGCTTCAGCAAAAAATCAGAAAAACAATTGTCTTTGTGACACATGATATTGATGAAGCATTGGCGCTCGGTGATAAGGTTTGCCTGATGCGGGAAGGACGGATTATTCAGGTTGATACACCACAGCAATTGGTTTTGAACCCTAAAACACAATTTGTAAAGGATTTCATCGGTGAACGAAAATCTCCATGGCAAACAGCTGTCGACGTAATAGCTGAAGAAACCGAATCCAGCATCATAACAAAAAGTGCATATGAGGAACGGAATTACCCTGATAATGGGATGTTTATCATTAAGGATGAAGCTAACAAAGTTGTCGGGGCGCTCACTGACGGTCATTATACAAAGGACGTAACTGTCCTTGAAAATGATTTACCGCTTTACAAAGCAGCGGATTTATTGCAAACCAAAAGTCAGCTGGTATATCCCATCATCAAAGATGAAGAGCTCCTGGCAACGTTGACTTACAAAGATATAATTACCTATTTAAGACGTGAAACTGCTGCAAAAGACGGGGTGATTCAGTAA
- a CDS encoding ABC transporter permease/substrate-binding protein gives MGEFISVFQNRQDMLLETIWEHLQVSLLSLIIAIIIAVPLGLVMTRYQRVAEPVIGLSAVMQTIPSLAVLAFLIPFFGIGTTPAIIALTIYGLLPILRNTYTGINEVEPFLTEAATGMGMNSFKRLTKVELPIAMPVIMAGIRTSMVLIVGTTTIAALIGAGGLGELILLGIDRGADLNLILLGAIPAAMLAILLDFILRGFERISRRAGFKSFAAMLVIAVLIVASPFFFSPAKQADITIGGKLGSEPAILINMYKQLIEEDTDLSVKLEPGLGKTAFVFSALKNGTIDIYPEFTGTAIVTHLEQDAESNNRNDVYEQAREGMKEQYGMIMLEPMDFNNTYAVALKQEFANEHNLETIGDLKKVEDNITAGFTLEFNDRYDGYVGMQDVYGLNISDVQTMEPGIRQDALKNNEVDVIDAYATDSYMIDLNLVTLDDPENLFPPYQGSPLLREGTLNEYPELKGILNQLGGKITDEEMRQMNYAVDYEDRDPANVAREYLLEEGLINN, from the coding sequence ATGGGTGAGTTTATTTCCGTTTTTCAAAACAGACAGGATATGCTGCTTGAAACGATTTGGGAGCATTTGCAAGTTTCATTGCTGTCACTCATCATTGCGATCATCATTGCAGTACCGCTCGGTTTGGTGATGACAAGATATCAGCGGGTAGCCGAGCCAGTAATCGGCCTGTCTGCCGTCATGCAGACAATCCCGAGTCTTGCGGTTCTCGCGTTTCTGATTCCCTTTTTTGGCATTGGCACTACACCGGCGATTATTGCGCTAACCATATATGGATTATTGCCTATTTTACGAAATACCTATACCGGGATTAATGAGGTGGAACCATTTTTAACAGAAGCTGCTACCGGAATGGGGATGAATTCTTTTAAACGATTGACTAAAGTGGAGCTGCCCATTGCTATGCCTGTTATCATGGCAGGGATTCGAACATCAATGGTATTAATCGTTGGAACTACCACTATCGCAGCACTAATTGGTGCAGGTGGTCTGGGTGAGCTGATTCTGCTCGGCATTGACCGTGGTGCTGACTTGAATCTTATCCTGCTCGGCGCTATCCCTGCCGCTATGTTAGCTATTTTATTGGATTTTATATTACGCGGGTTTGAACGAATTTCGAGACGGGCAGGTTTTAAGTCATTTGCAGCGATGCTAGTCATAGCTGTTCTGATCGTTGCTTCACCGTTTTTCTTTTCACCGGCAAAACAAGCGGATATCACAATCGGCGGAAAGCTTGGTTCGGAGCCGGCTATTCTGATTAATATGTATAAACAGCTTATTGAAGAAGATACGGATTTATCTGTAAAGCTTGAACCAGGACTTGGTAAAACCGCTTTTGTGTTCAGTGCCCTGAAAAATGGCACTATCGATATTTACCCTGAGTTTACCGGAACTGCAATTGTCACGCATTTGGAACAGGATGCAGAGAGCAATAATAGAAATGACGTCTATGAGCAGGCAAGGGAAGGTATGAAGGAACAATATGGTATGATTATGTTAGAACCTATGGACTTTAACAATACGTATGCTGTTGCATTAAAGCAAGAATTTGCGAATGAGCATAATCTGGAAACAATCGGTGATTTGAAAAAAGTTGAAGATAACATCACTGCTGGTTTTACGTTAGAATTTAATGACCGGTATGATGGTTATGTCGGTATGCAGGATGTATATGGCCTGAATATTTCTGATGTTCAGACGATGGAGCCTGGAATTCGTCAGGATGCACTGAAAAACAATGAAGTCGACGTCATAGATGCCTATGCAACTGACAGTTATATGATTGATTTAAACCTGGTGACGCTGGATGACCCGGAGAATCTGTTCCCGCCATATCAGGGATCACCGCTGCTGCGAGAGGGTACACTAAATGAATATCCCGAACTGAAAGGCATACTGAATCAGCTTGGCGGAAAAATAACAGATGAAGAAATGCGGCAAATGAATTACGCAGTCGATTATGAAGACAGAGATCCAGCAAATGTTGCCCGTGAGTATCTTTTGGAAGAAGGGCTTATCAATAATTGA
- a CDS encoding CoA-binding protein, whose product MTWENPQNKIVKEVLESAKTIAVVGLSDKPERTSYQISKIMQDQGYTIIPVNPKVNEVLGEKAYDNLTDVTENIDIINVFRRSEFLPDIAKEAAQTDCRVFWAQQGIVSQETYDYLKERGFTVIMDRCIKVAHSVLV is encoded by the coding sequence ATGACATGGGAAAATCCGCAAAATAAAATTGTGAAAGAAGTTCTGGAATCAGCGAAAACAATTGCAGTTGTAGGTCTGAGTGATAAACCTGAACGCACTTCATATCAAATTTCAAAAATCATGCAGGATCAGGGCTACACCATAATCCCGGTGAACCCTAAAGTAAATGAAGTTCTCGGCGAAAAAGCATATGATAATTTAACAGATGTCACGGAAAACATCGATATCATCAATGTGTTCCGCCGCTCTGAATTTCTGCCGGACATTGCGAAAGAAGCAGCTCAAACTGACTGCCGCGTCTTTTGGGCTCAACAGGGTATTGTCAGTCAGGAAACGTATGATTATTTGAAAGAACGCGGGTTTACTGTCATCATGGACAGGTGTATTAAAGTAGCTCACAGTGTACTCGTATAG